One region of Gossypium raimondii isolate GPD5lz chromosome 6, ASM2569854v1, whole genome shotgun sequence genomic DNA includes:
- the LOC105773411 gene encoding protein ALTERED PHOSPHATE STARVATION RESPONSE 1, which translates to MGCAQSRIENEESVVRCKDRKNLMKDAVVTRNAFAAGHSGYAISLKNTGAALSDYGHGEAEEPLEEQPRGIPPLDSTPPPPPPPPMMDNLPPPPPLPNFSPSPVAPIKRALSMPEMPIKSRKEFDSSLAIEEEEEENHLEKEVLEKNHNEGLRKDSRGPNGEDMTASTLENNNVTHHPPPMPEAKHMAWDYFFMVDNNMPGPSLDLDNNDNETEGRNAEPFANNVGGVGFNSHGGADSEIEPKTPERPEKVAVEDDVKGKQQVQMEHSKTAPADFRRMVKTVSSVNLMLVLNEIDDHFLKCSESAQEVSKMLEATRLHYHSNFADNRGHIDHSARVMRVITWNSSFRGMTNIEDRKDEFDSEEHESHATVLDKLLAWEKKLYDEVKQGELMKLEYKRKVAWLNKQKKRGATAESLEKTKAAVSHLHTRYIVDMQSMDSTVSEVNRLRDEQLYPKLVMLVDGMANMWASMCIHHDRQLKVVEKLKSLDVALSSKETTKQHHDWTIQLHNVVQEWHSQFNKLVTNQKQYILALNNWLKLNLIPIESSLKEKISSPPRAQNPPIQALLHAWHDCLEKLPDEVAKSAISSFAAVIKTIIIHQDEEMKLKEKCEETRKEFLRKSQAFEEWYHKYKQRRSALDEIDAGEDANAKDPVSERQLVVESLKKRLEEEAEAHKKHCIQVREKSIGSLKIRLPEIFRALSDYSHACSEAYEKLRSVTQSQKTNGAPS; encoded by the exons ATGGGGTGTGCCCAGTCCAGAATAGAGAACGAAGAATCGGTGGTTCGATGCAAGGACCGGAAGAACTTGATGAAAGATGCGGTCGTAACTCGAAACGCCTTCGCCGCCGGTCACTCTGGGTACGCCATTTCGTTGAAGAACACCGGCGCTGCCTTGAGTGACTACGGTCATGGGGAAGCTGAAGAGCCCCTCGAAGAACAACCACGTGGGATTCCTCCACTTGACTCCACTCCTCCTCCGCCTCCTCCGCCTCCTATGATGGACAACCTTCCTCCACCTCCTCCGCTTCCTAACTTCTCCCCTAGCCCCGTCGCTCCCATCAAACGCGCCCTCAGCATGCCAGAAATGCCCATCAAGAGTCGCAAGGAGTTCGATTCTTCTCTCGctattgaagaagaagaagaagaaaatcatTTAGAAAAAGAGGTGcttgaaaaaaatcataatgaaGGTCTCAGGAAAGACTCACGAGGGCCTAATGGGGAAGATATGACGGCGTCGACATTGGAGAACAACAATGTGACCCACCACCCGCCGCCGATGCCGGAAGCTAAACACATGGCTTGGGATTACTTCTTTATGGTCGACAATAACATGCCGGGTCCGAGCTTGGATTTGGACAACAATGACAACGAGACCGAGGGTAGAAATGCTGAACCTTTCGCTAACAATGTGGGTGGTGTGGGGTTTAATAGCCATGGCGGAGCCGATAGTGAGATTGAGCCCAAGACTCCGGAGAGGCCGGAGAAGGTGGCGGTGGAGGATGATGTGAAGGGGAAACAACAGGTACAGATGGAGCATTCGAAAACGGCTCCGGCAGATTTCAGGCGAATGGTGAAGACCGTTTCTAGTGTGAATTTGATGCTGGTTTTGAATGAGATTGATGACCATTTCTTGAAATGCTCAGAGAGTGCTCAAGAGGTTTCTAAGATGCTGGAGGCTACCAGGTTGCATTATCATTCCAATTTTGCTGATAATCGAG GACATATTGATCATTCCGCGAGGGTAATGCGTGTCATTACATGGAATAGTTCTTTCAGAGGTATGACAAACATTGAAGACAGGAAGGATGAGTTTGATTCTGAAGAGCACGAGTCTCACGCCACTGTCCTGGATAAGTTGCTAGCATGGGAAAAGAAACTTTATGATGAAGTAAAG CAAGGAGAGCTGATGAAGCTCGAGTATAAAAGGAAGGTAGCTTGGTTAAACAAGCAGAAGAAACGTGGCGCTACTGCTGAATCATTGGAGAAAACAAAGGCGGCTGTAAGTCATTTGCATACAAGGTACATAGTTGACATGCAGTCCATGGATTCAACAGTGTCGGAAGTCAATCGATTACGTGATGAGCAGTTATATCCGAAACTTGTTATGCTTGTTGATGG GATGGCTAACATGTGGGCAAGCATGTGCATACATCATGATAGGCAACTCAAGGTTGTTGAAAAGCTTAAGTCTCTTGACGTTGCCCTCAGTTCCAAAGAAACAACAAAGCAGCACCACGACTGGACCATCCAACTTCATAACGTTGTCCAAGAGTGGCATTCGCAATTTAATAAGCTTGTGACTAATCAAAAGCAATACATCCTAGCTCTCAACAACTGGTTAAAGTTGAATCTCATCCCTATCGAAAGCAGCTTGAAAGAGAAAATCTCATCTCCTCCACGAGCGCAGAATCCTCCCATCCAAGCACTCCTTCACGCATGGCACGATTGTCTTGAAAAGCTTCCTGACGAGGTTGCCAAATCCGCTATCTCTTCATTCGCTGCAGTGATAAAAACAATAATCATCCATCAAGACGAAGAGATGAAGCTAAAAGAAAAATGCGAGGAAACTAGGAAGGAATTCTTGCGCAAGAGCCAGGCATTCGAGGAATGGTATCACAAGTACAAGCAACGAAGATCTGCTTTGGATGAAATAGATGCAGGTGAAGACGCAAATGCAAAGGATCCTGTCTCCGAGAGGCAGCTTGTGGTCGAGAGCTTGAAAAAGAGGTTGGAAGAGGAAGCCGAAGCTCACAAAAAACACTGCATTCAAGTGCGAGAGAAATCTATTGGAAGTCTTAAAATCCGGTTGCCTGAGATATTCCGCGCATTGTCGGACTATTCTCACGCCTGCTCTGAAGCTTATGAAAAGTTAAGGAGTGTCACTCAGTCACAAAAAACAAATGGTGCCCCGTCATAA